The genomic stretch CATTTATTATGTGTTTTCATCGTGCGTTCAAACTACCTAGCCATTTTTTTCCACCATAATTTAATGATGGCGGTAATTAACTACGTATTAATTACCGACATTATGCTAATGTCAAAATTTGCATTTAAAACTGAACAATCTAAATAATCCGACTCCAATacataaaataaaatttaagCATTAAATAAAGCTAAGCGTAGAGGTTTGTATATCCCTTATTGAATTCTTGCAAGTAAAACAATTTTTCTCgatattttttgatatgttaatttttaaaggaGGAAATTTCTTGAGACAAAGACTAGCTCTTTCGACGATAACAGGTaaaccaataataattaaagaaattagaGCAGATGATACTTTGAATCCTGGCCTAAATGATTCCGAAACATCTTTACTACATCTTTTGGATTACGTTACGGATGGTTCCAAAATCAAGATTAATGATACAGGTACTACTCTAAATTATACACCAGGAATAATTACTGGTGGAGGCACATCAGATAAACCGCTAATTCACGAATGTCATCCTAGCAGGTCACTATCTTACTATatagaatttttattaatgtttGCCCAATTTGGGAGAGATCCTTTATGTATTAAACTCATTGGAATTACTGATAACAGTAGTACAGATCACTCATCCGATTTAATTAGAATGGTTACTATtcctttaataaaaaagatgattCCCCAGGTTGGAGAGATATCTTTGAGCATCATTAAGAGAAGTGTGTCACAGAATTCTCCAGGTCAAGTACAATTGAATATACCTACTATCAAAAAGATTGAACCTATATTAATGGATGGGCCAATTGGCAGAATAAAGAGAATTAGAGGAATTTCATGGTACACAGGTTCAGCATCTGCTCAAATAGCAATTAAAATGATTTCTAAGGCCAGAGGTATTTTGAATAAGTTTATTCCCGATGTATGGATTTACTTTGACAAACCAAAAAAAGACTCTCTTCAAAATGATGAGGAAATTACAGGTTTTGGGATGACTTTGGTGGCAGAAAGTATTAAAGGTATTACAATAGGTTCAAATTGCTCCTTTATCTCAAGTTCGATTGATGTACAAAAAATGTTGAATATCCCTATGGAGTCTTTTGAAGAAGAGCAAGTATTTAATTCAgacaatattaatgaatatcAAATTCCAGATTTGAGTAGTGACTTATCAGCTAATGGCGAATACTCCAATGAATCTCGCAATGAAACATCAAGTtcaattcaagaaattcaaaataatgaagaattcAAGAGTTTAACGGAATGGGAAAAAATCGGATGGCTAACTGCCAGTAGGCTACTTTTAGAAATTGATTCGCAAAGTAATGTTGACACAAGCCACCAGATATACCCACTTTTATTTATGTCACTTTCACAGGATACTGCTACTTCTAAACTCAAACTATCTAAGCTAGCGCCTATGACTATTCAATTTATGAGAGACTTGAAGACCTTTACAAATATTGAGTTTacaattaaagaagataCCGAAAATGGTCTATTCATTATACTTTCTTGTACAGGAATAGGCTTCTCTAATTTCGCAAGAAAGGCAGCTTGAAATTCTAATTAAACGATATGAAACTTCTCTCTgtcaaaaatatatttgattttataaATGTTAATTcgatttaattattaaaaatttttacTAGGTTTGAAAATCTTATctctttatatttttgattaataGCTTCTTTCTTAATACATGCATGCACGCAATCATTATTTCCTGTGTTAGGCAGTTCGCATATGGTAAAATAATCgaattatataaatatttaaattcttttagATTATTTATGAAAATGCCGAGTTTTATTTCAACAATTTACATTCTAATCGGATTGTTAatgaaaatagaaatttcCTACTCTAagtttgaatttttaaGGAGAGACCATGCATacaaaaatgaaatatttgaaaaaaataatcaatccatttctcaaaataaagaaaatttgcATCACTATTTAcctattttcaattttagcGAAGAGTTTGTTGCTCCAAATAGAACTTatcaatttcttgaattataCAAAGAAATTTCTACAATAAAAAGTGCTAATAGCgtttcattaaaaaaggCCTATGTAGACCAAGTTTTGATCCCAAAGACAGATGCAAAGGTGGCGAAACTTAAAGCAGAAACTGCATATATTGAGACAAAAAATGCagcaaagaaaaaaaaaatgagcCAAGTTAAGGGCgactttgaaaaaaatataacaTTTTCGTCATTAATTGGAAATCTTCTAAACTCATCTTCCCAGATTAATGGTACTCagatattgaataatatttataatgaAACATTTTACTAtctgaataataaaaatatgaGTAATTCCACAGAAGGAATTGTATATGAGCTCGCTTAGATTTCGTCATTTTTGATAGCAGAACATTGAGACAACTTTTCGAGTTATCAACGGATTTGTGCattgtttaataaattcGTTGCAATGTGCGTATTTTGTGCGCCAATTACAGTAATTGTCAAGCTAAAgttaattactattaagGTTTGCATTCTCACAAGCTTTTgtaatgaaattttatttaaagtgAGTTTCGGAAGAGAATAGGAGGGTTGCTCATATAATAGGTTAGTATTTTAGTATTGTATACCTTACGTCCAAAACTTACGGGTTTTGGCCGGGGAAAATCCATAACTAGGCTTGCTCGAATTGCTCAAAATGAAGAAGGAAGAGGAAAACCTTCCAATTTATTCCTCACTAGAGGAATTTATAGAAATTAATGGAGGCGTTAAccttattaaaaaaattctaGTGGCCACAAGCGGACAAGCAGCAATAAAGTGTATAAGATCTATGAGGCATTGGGCATATGTTACATTTGGGAATGAAAAAGCTTTTGAATTTGTAGTAATGGCGACGCCTGAAGATATCCAAAGCAACTCAGAATCTGTGAGCGAAGCTGATTATTATGTTGATATACCGATGGGCCCAAACTATCATAACTATGCAAATATTGAAGTAATCGTTTCAATAGCAGAAGAACATGAGTGCGATGCTGTCTGGCCAGGATGGGGTCATGCCTCTGAAAACCCAGAGCTTCCAAAAGCTCTTTTAAGAGCTAGAAGAAAGATTATTTGGATTGGTCCTTCAGCAGAATCAATGGAAACTGTAGGGCAAAAAATccaatcaaatattattgctCAATCCGTACAGGTTCCGTGTGTTCCTTGGTCAGGAGATGGAATTTCTGTTAGTGTAGATAGGGATGGGCGCTTCACAGGTATTGTTTCTGATGAGCAACTTCAAGCAGCGTGCGTCAATAGCACTCAAGAATGTATTGACGTTTGTAAGCGAATTGGATTTCCTGTTATGATCAAGGCTAGCTCAGGAGGTGGAGGGAAAGGTATCCGACTTTGCAGTTCCATGGAAGACCTAGAATCAAATTACAGACAAGTTATAAATGAAGTTAAAGGTAGCCAAGTATTTGTTATGCGAGCAGTTAATAAGTGTAGGCACCTAGAGGTTCAAGTACTAGGAGACAAATATGGTGACGTGTTCGCATTGAGCACAAGAGATTGCACAATACAGAGGCGTCACCAAAAGGTTATAGAGGAAGGGCCAGTTACAATTGTGAGTCAAGAGATTGTTAAGGAATTGGAGTTATCTGCAGAGAGGATGTGCAAAGCTGTGGGTTATTCATCTGCAGGAACTGTTGAATTTCTATATGATATTGAACGTTCATGTATAGCTTTTCTAGAAGTTAATGCCAGATTACAAGTTGAACATGTTGTTTCTGAGGGAGTAGCTAACTGCAATATACCCGCAGCACAGTTACAAATTGCTATGGGAATTCcattgaagaaaattcgtgatattgaagaatataGAAAGCTAAGAAAGCAGGGGAATGCGCCTCCAAGGCATATTATCGCAGCAAGAATAACATCTGAACATGCTGAGAAAGGATTTACTCCAACATGTGGAGACGTGtttgaaatttcttttagATCTTCGCAAACAGTATGGGGATACTTTTCAGTTGCTTCTCCAGGTCATATCCATCAATACTCCGATTCTCAATTCGGACACATTTTTGCTTTTGGAATGAATAGAGAAGAAGCAAGAAAACATTTAATCATGGGTTTGAAGGGCTTAACCATCAGAGGTGAGATTAGAACAAATGTTGAAGCAGTTTGTagaatattagaaaatcaAGATTTCATTACAGGCAACACATATACACAATGGCTAGAACACAGTGTCTATTTCTCTTCACCGTTAACTAAAAAAGTTACAATGCAGTATTTGAATGCAGTATTTGCAGCTGCATGTTTCACTGGGCTCAGATACTTCAAAGAAAGTGAGGATACATTTGTGAGGATGCTTGAGCAAGGACAAGCTCCAACCAGTATCAATATTCAGTATGAAATGACTCTAGTTCACAAGGGGATGAAGTTTATATGTGAGAGCCACTTTATTGGTCCTGAACACGTCAGAATTATGTTGAATGGTAGTTCTGTTACAGCGAAGGTGCGTAATATTTATCCACCCAGTATGCAAAATGGGCGTGACTCGTGCTATTTAATATCAGGAGGTTTTGATGGTAGAAACAGGAAggttttctttaaaaaagatGCTGAAGATAACTTATTGGTTACATTTGATGGAACTACTTACACATTCCTAAAAGAGCAAGACCCTCGTCAAGTTAGAGCTCCAGTTAGTGGTAAGTTAGTAAGGTGGTTAATACAAAACGGAGGTCAAGGTGAAAAGGGCCAGGCATACgttgaaatagaaattatGAAAACATATATGCAGCTAACTCTTTCTCATAGTGGAGTTCTAGAGCATGCTAAACCTCAAGGCGCTTCATTCAATGTGGGCGATATCCTAGCAATGTTAGAGCTCCCTAGTGAGTTTATCCCTCCTGCTTTGGAGCTATACCCGCTACCATTTCCAAAAATAGGAGGGGTAAAATCTCCAAAGCTTGCTCTTGAGACTTTTTGCTCTGGAGGATTTAGAGGAGGCCCGAGAATGGTAGCTTTAGCAAACTTTAGAGAAGGAAAGCAACAGCTTCTAAATGCACTTAATGGGTTTTTCCCAGCCTTTGAGGATGTTAGAAGCGCTCTTGGGATGTTCTACCATGTTTTAGACCCAATAATGCCATTTATTGAACTTCAAGAAGCTTGCGAAGTTGCCACACCGCTTATCAAAGTTACAGTTCGAAGAAAAATATCTGATTTGATAGAAGATGTATTTCAAACATTTGAGCAATTAAGTAAAAATAGCTGGTATGAACAGTTTGATAGACAATTGAGCgcatttatttctaataattcttgCTTTGAATCTGATGTAATGTCAGACCAATGCTTGAATTCATTCgaagataatgatgatatcGAAGATGAAGGACAGCCACCAAAAGTTCTTCAAGATAAACGCCTAAGTTCTGATGGTTCTGAAATGCCATCAATGCTGCTTTCAAACAAAGCTGATGAGCTTGACCCAAAAAATGCGAGCTTCGCACAGAATAAGAAGGAATTAGCcaaagaaatatttgtaaatgAGGCcgaacaaaaaaaaagttttgaaaattttcttGGTactaatatatatttgaagaaccattcaaaaaatattagatCGGCATCTGatttagaaatatatatattggaCTGCTTAAAGATAGTTAGCGATATTATAGAAGAGTCTATACAAGATTCAGATAATGAGAATATTTCCGTCGACGAATTCGTCGCTATAAGAAATCAGTATGATCCATTAATTCATATAATAAGAAGAAATGAAAAGGGGAGATGGATGAGACTAATGTACGAGCTG from Cryptosporidium parvum Iowa II chromosome 8, whole genome shotgun sequence encodes the following:
- a CDS encoding RNA 3'-Terminal Phosphate Cyclase-like protein translates to IKLSVEVCISLIEFLQVKQFFSIFFDMLIFKGGNFLRQRLALSTITGKPIIIKEIRADDTLNPGLNDSETSLLHLLDYVTDGSKIKINDTGTTLNYTPGIITGGGTSDKPLIHECHPSRSLSYYIEFLLMFAQFGRDPLCIKLIGITDNSSTDHSSDLIRMVTIPLIKKMIPQVGEISLSIIKRSVSQNSPGQVQLNIPTIKKIEPILMDGPIGRIKRIRGISWYTGSASAQIAIKMISKARGILNKFIPDVWIYFDKPKKDSLQNDEEITGFGMTLVAESIKGITIGSNCSFISSSIDVQKMLNIPMESFEEEQVFNSDNINEYQIPDLSSDLSANGEYSNESRNETSSSIQEIQNNEEFKSLTEWEKIGWLTASRLLLEIDSQSNVDTSHQIYPLLFMSLSQDTATSKLKLSKLAPMTIQFMRDLKTFTNIEFTIKEDTENGLFIILSCTGIGFSNFARKAA